The following proteins come from a genomic window of Pirellula staleyi DSM 6068:
- a CDS encoding porin: MKLSKLAFAAAVAWSIYAANAQAQTPGTAVQPVTYANDYYYYQPEATSPSDMAPPAAAVAPAPCAACEEAAEEEECEPWRLFCQKECGWNIYGHASGGVMANGRPAADNFNGVTTFADQDQGQFNQLYVTLENTIDTGGCGWDIGGRVDFLYGSDFFFTTAQGLETDPTTFAPQWSNATDEYGLAMPQAYMEVGYNDLSVKLGHFYTNIGYEVVPATGNFFYTHAYTMQYGEPFTHTGALATYKYSDSTSIVGGVVNGWDAFDRPIDTAAGLFGFTWTNGCDLTIAYGAIVSPDEPNLNGGISNRNMQSIVVTYNVSDSLTYVFQSDQGYQLDGANPGLSNAGASAEWYGVNQYLFYTINDCWKAGMRFEWFRDDDGARVTGLRQGNTVAGQGFAGDFMAVSAGLNWTPTANLTIRPEVRYDWTDLDETTGLLPFNAGTDSYQFLYGFDAIYIF; this comes from the coding sequence ATGAAACTTTCGAAGCTGGCCTTCGCAGCCGCCGTTGCTTGGAGCATCTACGCGGCTAACGCACAGGCACAGACACCGGGCACTGCAGTTCAGCCGGTGACTTACGCCAACGACTACTACTATTATCAACCGGAAGCCACCTCGCCTAGCGACATGGCTCCACCAGCAGCTGCTGTTGCTCCTGCACCTTGTGCCGCCTGCGAAGAAGCAGCGGAAGAGGAAGAATGCGAGCCATGGCGTCTGTTCTGCCAGAAGGAATGTGGCTGGAACATCTACGGTCATGCCTCGGGTGGTGTGATGGCTAACGGCCGTCCTGCTGCTGACAACTTCAACGGCGTGACGACCTTTGCTGACCAAGATCAAGGTCAGTTCAACCAGCTGTACGTGACGCTCGAAAACACGATCGACACGGGCGGATGCGGTTGGGACATCGGTGGACGAGTTGACTTCCTTTACGGAAGCGACTTCTTCTTCACGACCGCTCAAGGTCTGGAAACCGACCCAACCACGTTTGCACCACAATGGAGCAACGCGACCGACGAATACGGTCTGGCGATGCCCCAAGCGTACATGGAAGTGGGTTACAACGATCTGTCGGTTAAGCTCGGTCACTTCTACACCAACATTGGTTACGAAGTGGTTCCTGCTACCGGCAACTTCTTCTACACCCACGCCTACACCATGCAGTACGGCGAGCCCTTCACCCACACCGGTGCATTGGCCACGTACAAGTACAGCGACAGCACGTCGATTGTCGGTGGTGTTGTGAACGGCTGGGATGCGTTCGATCGTCCGATCGACACCGCTGCTGGCTTGTTTGGCTTCACCTGGACCAACGGCTGCGACCTGACGATTGCCTACGGTGCGATTGTTAGCCCCGATGAACCGAACCTCAACGGTGGCATCAGCAACCGCAACATGCAGAGCATTGTGGTGACGTACAACGTGAGCGACAGCCTCACCTACGTGTTTCAGAGCGATCAAGGCTACCAACTCGACGGTGCCAACCCTGGCCTGTCGAACGCTGGTGCCTCGGCTGAATGGTACGGCGTCAACCAATACCTGTTCTATACCATCAACGACTGCTGGAAGGCCGGCATGCGATTTGAATGGTTCCGCGACGACGACGGTGCCCGCGTGACCGGTCTGCGTCAAGGCAATACGGTTGCAGGTCAAGGCTTTGCTGGCGACTTCATGGCTGTGTCGGCTGGTCTCAACTGGACCCCAACCGCCAACCTGACGATCCGCCCAGAAGTTCGCTACGACTGGACCGACCTCGACGAAACGACTGGCCTCCTGCCATTCAACGCTGGTACCGACAGCTACCAGTTCCTGTACGGTTTCGACGCCATCTACATCTTCTAA